From Vidua chalybeata isolate OUT-0048 chromosome 25, bVidCha1 merged haplotype, whole genome shotgun sequence, one genomic window encodes:
- the LOC128799950 gene encoding uncharacterized protein LOC128799950 produces the protein MLRETGGTETPRRGRAARGSGLAAPRIQTAMRGVNLANRPGGRPGPGKAPVPLVLPRSAPSGGRTTGCGAPRPAAPIAGTAERRGRAEPSRAMPCESREPSRAMPCESREPSRAMPRESREPSRAMPCESREPSRAMPCESREPSRAMPCGALPAAALGLRVLVLSAALGAGAVPAQPPPFPFWDPSLPWQRRLDDLLGRLSPAELVLQVARGGAMGNGPAPPIPRLGIAPYNWNTECLRGDGEAPGWATAFPQALGLAAAFSPELLYRVANATATEVRAKHNSFAAAGRYSDHTGLSCFSPVLNIMRHPLWGRNQETYGEDPFLSGELARSFVQGLQGQHPRYVKASAGCKHFSVHGGPENIPVSRLSFDAKVLERDWRMTFLPQFQACVRAGSYSFMCSYNRINGVPACANKKLLTDILRGEWGFDGYVVSDEGAVELIMLGHHYTHSFLETAVASVNAGCNLELSYGMRNNVFMHIPQALAMGNITLQMLRDRVRPLFYTRMRLGEFDPPAMNPYSSLDLSVVQSPEHRNLSLEAAVKSFVLLKNVRGTLPLRAQDLSGQHVAVVGPFADNPRVLFGDYAPVPEPQYIYTPRRGLEKLGANVSFTAGCSEPRCQQYSRAELVKVVGAADVVLVCLGTGVDVETEAKDRSDLSLPGHQLELLQDAVQAAAGRPVILLLFNAGPLDVSWAQAHDGVGAILACFFPAQATGLAIARVLLGEAGASPAGRLPATWPAGMHQVPAMENYTMEGRTYRYYGQEAPLYPFGYGLSYTTFRYRDLVLSSPVLPVCANLSVSVVLENTGLRDSEEVVQLYLRWEQSSVPVPRWQLVAFRRVAVLAGREAKLSFQVLAEQRAVWAQDWRLEPGTFTLFAGGQQPGQKTRAPSEVLSARFSVTGTARPLRLC, from the exons ATGCTCCGGGAGACGGGCGGAACCGAAaccccgcggcggggccgggctgcgcggggctcggggctcGCCGCCCCTCGCATACAGACCGCGATGCGCGGGGTGAATCTCGCAAATCGGCCCGGGGGGCGGCCGGGACCCGGCAAAGCCCCGGTCCCCCTGGTCCTACCGCGCTCCGCCCCGTCCGGTGGGCGCACGACCGGCTGCggcgcgccccgccccgccgcgcccaTCGCGGGGACCGCggagcgccggggccgggccgagccgagccgggccaTGCCGTGCGAATCCCGGGAGCCGAGCCGGGCCATGCCGTGCGAATCCCGGGAGCCGAGCCGAGCCATGCCGCGCGAATCCCGGGAGCCGAGCCGGGCCATGCCGTGCGAATCCCGGGAGCCGAGCCGGGCCATGCCGTGCGAATCCCGGGAGCCGAGCCGGGCCATGCCGTGCGGGGCTCTCCCAGCGGCGGCGCTGGGCCTGCGGGTCTTGGTGCTGAGCGCGGCGCTGGGAGCGGGGGCGGTCCCGGCTCAGCCGCCCCCCTTCCCTTTCTGGGACCCCTCGCTGCCCTGGCAGCGCCGCCTCGACGACCTGCTGGGCCGGCTGAGCCCCGCcgagctggtgctgcag GTGGCGAGGGGGGGAGCGATGGGGAACGGCCCCGCGCCCCCCATCCCGCGGTTGGGCATCGCGCCCTACAACTGGAACACGGAGTGTCTGCGGGGCGACGGCGAGGCACCTGGATGGGCCACGGCTTTCCCGCAGGCGTTGGGGCTTGCCGCCGCCTTCAG cccagaACTCCTCTACCGTGTGGCCAACGCCACGGCCACCGAGGTGAGAGCCAAGCACAACAGCTTTGCCGCTGCTGGCCGCTACAGTGACCACACCGGGCTCAGCTGCTTCAGCCCTGTCCTGAACATCATGAGACATCCACTGTGGGGGAGGAACCAG GAGACCTATGGGGAGGACCCGTTCCTGAGTGGGGAGCTGGCCCGCAGCTttgtgcaggggctgcagggccagcacCCCCGTTATGTTAAGGCCAGCGCTGGCTGCAAACACTTCAGCGTGCACGGAGGCCCTGAGAACATCCCTGTCTCCAGGCTAAGCTTTGATGCCAAG GTGCTGGAGCGGGACTGGCGCATGACCTTCCTGCCCCAGTTCCAGGCATGTGTGCGTGCTGGCTCCTACAGCTTCATGTGCAGCTACAACAG GATCAACGGCGTCCCCGCCTGTGCCAACAAGAAGCTGCTGACGGACATCCTGCGTGGCGAGTGGGGGTTTGATGGGTACGTGGTGAGCGACGAGGGGGCTGTGGAGCTCATCATGCTAGGGCACCACTATACACACAGTTTCCTGGAGACGGCAGTTG CCTCGGTGAACGCTGGCTGCAACCTGGAGCTCTCCTATGGCATGAGGAACAACGTCTTCATGCACATCCCTCAGGCTCTGGCCATGGGCAACATCACGCTGCAG ATGCTGCGTGACCGAGTCCGGCCCCTCTTCTACACACGGATGCGCCTGGGGGAGTTTGACCCCCCAGCCATGAACCCCTACAGCTCCCTGGACCTGAGTGTGGTGCAGAGCCCCGAGCACCGCAACCTCTCACTGGAAGCTGCTGTCAAgagctttgtgctgctgaagaATGTGCGGGGGACATTGCCCCTGCGGGCCCAGGACCTGTCTGGCCAGCACGTCGCG GTTGTGGGTCCCTTTGCTGACAATCCCCGGGTACTGTTTGGGGACTATGCACCGGTGCCGGAGCCTCAGTACATCTACACTCCCCG GAGGGgcctggagaagctgggggCCAATGTCAGCTTCACAGCGGGCTGCAGCGAGCCACGGTGCCAGCAGTACTCGCgggcagagctggtgaaggTGGTGGGGGCAGCTGACGTGGTGCTGGTCTGCCTGGGGACAG GGGTGGATGTGGAGACAGAGGCAAAAGACCGGAGTGACCTGTCCCTGCCGGGgcaccagctggagctgctgcaggatgctgtgcAGGCGG CCGCTGGGCGCCCGGTCATTCTGCTGCTGTTCAACGCGGGGCCCCTGGACGTGAGCTGGGCGCAGGCACACGACGGCGTGGGGGCCATCCTGGCCTGTTTCTTCCCTGCCCAGGCCACCGGCTTGGCCATTGCCAGGGTCCTGCTGGGCGAGGCAGGGGCCAGCCCGGCTGGCCGGCTGCCGGCCACTTGGCCTGCAGGCATGCACCAG GTGCCAGCGATGGAGAACTACACCATGGAGGGACGGACATACCGGTACTATGGGCAGGAGGCCCCGCTCTACCCTTTTGGCTATGGGCTGTCCTACACCACTTTCCGCTATCGGGACCTGGTGCTGAGCTCCCCAGTGCTGCCCGTCTGCGCCAACCTCTCTGTGTCTGTGGTGCTGGAGAACACAGGGCTGCGGGACAGCGAGGag GTGGTGCAGCTGTACCTGCGCTGGGAGCAGTCATCCGTGCCGGTGCCCCGCTGGCAACTGGTGGCTTTCCGCCGCGTGGCCGTGCTGGCCGGCCGGGAGGCCAAGCTGTCCTTCCAGGTGCTGGCTGAGCAGCGCGCGGTCTGGGCACAGGACTGGCGCCTGGAGCCTGGCACCTTCACCCTCTTCGCTGGTGGGCAGCAGCCGGGCCAGAAGACGCGGGCGCCCTCGGAGGTGCTGAGCGCGCGGTTCAGCGTCaccggcacggcccggccctTGCGCCTGTGTTAG
- the TRAPPC3 gene encoding trafficking protein particle complex subunit 3 isoform X1, protein MSRQGGRGTESKKMYWYLPFISPSASLQLMNSELFTLTYGALVTQLCKDYENDDDVNKQLDKMGYNIGVRLIEDFLARSNVGRCHDFRETADVIAKIAFKMYLGITPSITNWSPGGDEFSLILENNPLVDFVELPDNHSTLIYSNLLCGVLRGALEMVQMAVDVKFVQDTLKGDSVTEIRMKFIRRIEDNLPAGEE, encoded by the exons ATGTCGCGGCAGGGCGGGCGCGGCACCGAGAGCAAGAAAATG TATTGGTATTTGCCATTCATTTCaccttctgcctctctgcagctCATG AACTCGGAGCTGTTCACGCTGACCTACGGCGCCCTGGTGACCCAGCTGTGCAAGGACTACGAGAACGACGACGACGTCAACAAGCAGCTGGACAAAAT GGGTTACAACATCGGTGTCCGGCTCATCGAGGACTTCCTGGCCCGTTCCAATGTTGGGAGGTGCCACGATTTCCGTGAAACTGCAGATGTTATAGCAAAG attgcatttaaaatgtacCTGGGCATCACTCCGAGCATCACCAACTGGAGTCCTGGGGGTGACGAGTTCTCCCTGATCTTGGAAAACAACCCCTTGGTGGATTTCGTGGAGCTCCCTGACAACCACTCAACCCTCATCTACTCCAACCTGCTCTGCGGGGTGCTGCGAGGTGCCCTGGAAATG GTGCAGATGGCTGTCGATGTGAAGTTTGTCCAGGACACCCTGAAGGGCGACAGCGTCACGGAAATACGGATGAAGTTCATCAGGAGGATTGAAGACAACCTTCCAGCTGGGGAAGAGTGA
- the TRAPPC3 gene encoding trafficking protein particle complex subunit 3 isoform X2 — translation MSRQGGRGTESKKMNSELFTLTYGALVTQLCKDYENDDDVNKQLDKMGYNIGVRLIEDFLARSNVGRCHDFRETADVIAKIAFKMYLGITPSITNWSPGGDEFSLILENNPLVDFVELPDNHSTLIYSNLLCGVLRGALEMVQMAVDVKFVQDTLKGDSVTEIRMKFIRRIEDNLPAGEE, via the exons ATGTCGCGGCAGGGCGGGCGCGGCACCGAGAGCAAGAAAATG AACTCGGAGCTGTTCACGCTGACCTACGGCGCCCTGGTGACCCAGCTGTGCAAGGACTACGAGAACGACGACGACGTCAACAAGCAGCTGGACAAAAT GGGTTACAACATCGGTGTCCGGCTCATCGAGGACTTCCTGGCCCGTTCCAATGTTGGGAGGTGCCACGATTTCCGTGAAACTGCAGATGTTATAGCAAAG attgcatttaaaatgtacCTGGGCATCACTCCGAGCATCACCAACTGGAGTCCTGGGGGTGACGAGTTCTCCCTGATCTTGGAAAACAACCCCTTGGTGGATTTCGTGGAGCTCCCTGACAACCACTCAACCCTCATCTACTCCAACCTGCTCTGCGGGGTGCTGCGAGGTGCCCTGGAAATG GTGCAGATGGCTGTCGATGTGAAGTTTGTCCAGGACACCCTGAAGGGCGACAGCGTCACGGAAATACGGATGAAGTTCATCAGGAGGATTGAAGACAACCTTCCAGCTGGGGAAGAGTGA